GTTTAAGTTGATTATAAGAATATGTAAattcattaattatttattttatatcttaacatctCACTCACTTAATTGTGTGTCATACTCCCCCTAATCAATGAGTGGGCCAAACAcgtaaattataaataatggcCGGTAGATACAGTTATAAATTATGCAGGCACCGCATACTCATTTTGAATAAGAAGACTACTTCTTATTTTGAGAAAGCAAATATATAGTGCATTAACATAGATGATAATGCTAACTAatctctaaatatatataggcgCTGATGATAACTAAACACGTAAATTAGCACGTGGTTTCAGTAATGCATGGAATACTTCACAAACTTCTCAATAGCCCATTTGAAGAATAAACACAATTAGTTTTTTCCATTTGGTAAgaattttctaattcatgttTGTGATGGTCAGCAAATTTGCTCTTACTTTGCAGTGACAGCTCCAATGCATCAGCACCAACTAGGTTCAAGCCTCTTAAACCTCTTGGGTATATTGCATATTTACagtcaattaatataatttcttcattaattgttaaaaatttgttttttcttgacattatttattgtttaattcGTAATTTACAAAGGATTCCAGCGTACTCTACATGAAACGATGTTGGCTCATGTCCAGTTCCAAAAACTTCTGTATCGTATCTGCGAAACAGTAGCGACTTCAAAGATAACTCCAGAAATAATAAATTCCAGTGTTGCGCCAGCCATCTTCGGTGCTATCAGCAAAGGGAACTTTGAGTTTGTTTTCCAAATAGTCAAGGCAAATCCAGATTTGTTGTGGATCCAGAATGAATTTGGAATGGGCATATTCCAGTTTGCTGTCCAATGTCGTCAAGCTGAAATTTTTAGCCTTATATACCAGTTAAAGGAGAATAATGCTCTAATACGCTTTATAGATGCCGCCGGCAATAACATATTACATGTGGCAGGGATGCTAACAGAATTCACTCCTATTAATCACATCACAGGTTCAGTTTTGCAAATGCAAAGAGAAGTGCAATGGTTTAAGGTGATCAGCTCGATCTCTCAATACTTCATAATATTTCTCGGCTATACTCTCTTTACTTATTACGCATGCTTAACAACgcattttctaataaatttgACATTTTTATTAAACCTGATGATAGAAAAAAGTCCCCTCAGTCATGCCATGTGGGGTGGTTTGGCCACCCCCTAGGTTTGATGGGTGGTCCGGCCACcatctatatattttcatttttttttattttaaagttgaaaataagaataatatttatatttttgcataAAAAGTTTATGATGGTTGGATGTTTTGAAATATTCACCTCAATGGCATTGGGATATTCATCTTTTGTCATCAAACTAAAGATTATGAATGAGCATTCCTCTCATTCTGCGGACCAAATGTGTCCTGTAAGTAAGTTTGTAGGAAGGAAAAATGATATAAACGTATAATGTGATCACTAAGTCTTACAAAATGGTGACGAACTCCACTAATCTGTGTAGAGTTGCTCTATCCTATGGGGCCTGGGACTCGCTCGGTATTGCAGGAATAGCTAACCATCTGCTCAACAAGTGGTTCGAACCACCccttgtttttcatattttaatttgaaacTACAGGCGGGTtttaactagtttttttttttttttttccttattgtgTAAAAGGATCCCCTCTCTATATAGATTCCAGTACCCTATCACTTGTTGGAGGTAGGGGTGTAACTAGTCTAGTCTGCTctagttttagacaaaatttaagaCCAAACTGATATAtaccggttttatattttttaaaattgattaatCCTCTTAAATTGGTACCTCCGATCTTActggttttttggttttaataaaatgaaaattatctaTTTTAGTAAACTTCtgttactatttacaaaaatctactttataaaaaaatctgttaggtaaaaaaattctgctataaaGACCTTGCTTTATAAAAACAATTctactatttaaaaaagaaaaaatctaatataaaaaaattgcatatgattaaataaatttttatgtttaaaattaaatttttatgttataaattataataacaataacattaacctataaataattataatttatattattatatataaaaattatatataatataaaaaatattatatattatagtaaacCAGTCCGGTCCTAAAAATCATGAAACCAGAACCCGGATTGATTTTAGCTAGTTTTGGCATTTTATAAAGCGGTTCAAACCGGACCAATTCTATCAATTCAGTCCGGTCCGGACCGGTTTTCTGGTAAAAATTTACCACCCAGGTTGgaggttttttttccttttttctttcttttttatttcttttcgaTTCATATTAAATACATAGCGTAGTGCAAAAAAACTAGAGAGGAGATCGAGAATAGAATGTCAAATACGGACGGATAATTTTTGCTgttgtattttaattgcttttctttctaagattttttttaataaatgtaggAGGTGGAAAGCATTTGCCCTCCCATGTGTCAAGAACTTTTAAACAATGATTGTTTGACTGCCAAAGAATTGTTTACGAGGACCCACCAAGATTTGAGGGAAAAAGGAGAGAAATGGATGAAGAACACAATAACTTCTGGTTCAGTGGTGGGTACTCTCATTGTTACTATTATGTTTGCAGCCGCATTTACTATTCCGGGTGGTACCAATCAAGAGACAGGCTCAACAATTCTCGTACATGACAAATTGTTTAAGATCTTTATGATAGCTGATTCTATATCGCTATTTTCTTCCTCGACTGcagtattaatatttttgggaATCTTCACCTCACGTTATGCAGAAGAAGACTTTCTTATATTATTGCCCAAAAAGATGGTAATAGGCTTTTCTACTCTTTTCTTCTCTATCATAAGTATGATGATAGCCTTTTCTGCTGCCCTTTTAATTACGTTACGTGAAGAATCATTGATTGTCATTCCTATCATTGGTTTGGCTAGTGTTCCCGTTTTATTTGTATTGATGCCATTTCGCCTTCTAGTTGACATATTTCGTTCAACTTATGGAAGGGGCATCTTTAATAGGAAAATGAAACCTTGGTTTTGACTTTTTTCCTTGTTACAATGTTCCATTAATGTGTGGCATATTGACTACATTGCTGAGTCTTGTATAATGGGACAGATTAATGAATCTTTAGCCAACGTATGttgcatattttgttattttttgtattttagatTGATGATCACCcaatataatcatatatttgtattttcacTATTTTAGATAGTTACTTTGGCAAAGGAAAAGGGATTGAGGTTCACTAAAATTTCTATCCTAATCAAGGATCTAAAGTTTGAAAACGATAGACACATAAAGAAGTTGTATAACTACTTAAGAGCACTGGCCTTGGACTGGCATTTGCATTGGCCAATGCAAAATTTGACTAGTTTAGGCTTAAAACGCTGGCATTGAACTagctaaaacaaaagaattcagGTTTTGAGTCACAGTAAAGCCAAACAGAAAGTCATCTGTGGAAGTCACTGTGAATAGAccaaagtattattttattaaaaacaattgcTTGTCTGTTTTCTTCCCGCTTGATGCCCACCTTCCTCTCCTTTTCTCCCCTCGCCGAATCCCCTTTCCAtttgttttctctatttttctcttccctctccctttcTTTCTTCCCTCTACACCAAACCAAAACTCATTCTCTCTCATACTCttgatttttccttcattttttctcAGTTTCTTTTACAAGTAGCcttcctctctctcattctcttcccTCTAGGGTAGACCGGTCTTTATCTCTCTTATTCTCTCTGTTTTCACCAGACCTAGACTCGCTCTCTCTTATTCTTGGCGTAGCTCAGAACCCATTCGGCAGGACAATCGAAGTTGTGTGAGAATCAACATTAGGCTCTAATTTGGCAGGACCCATTGTTCATCTAATCTGCTTGGTATGTAAAATTTCGGTGTCTAATTTTTGCTCTAATGGGTATGCCTAATTTGTGCTTGATCTGTGCAAAATATGTGCTTGGGAAAGATCTGTGTATTTTCTATTCAAAATCTGGTCCAGTCTCCATCTGGTTCTTATATAACTACGAAGGACATcaacaagttttatttagaaaGTTGCATTTCTAAATAAAGacccaataaataaataaataaataagaacaaaaGACTTATCAATGCAAAAACATCCACTAGATTTCATTCAAGTGGGTCCAACTCTAAAGGTAGTCTCATTTTGCTTTACACATGACGAGGATCCATATATTCAAATGCACTATTATTGAAATTTGGGTTTCAAAATTTTCCTAGTTCAACAATCTGGATTGATCTACTTTGCTATAAGCCACTGCTCTATTGCATCTTTGCCTGAAAATAAATTGCAATGTCCACTATCCTTATCTCAACAACTCAAAAACATCAATAATTCACCTGCAAGTGTTAAAGATGAGACACAATTGTAATTTGTAACTTGTAAGTTATACAGATTAACTAAAAGCCTCATGAGCCTTCATCTAGCCTTTTGGTCAGGTTAACACATGTCATTTTAACTTTGAAAATTCTGCTCCAATAATTTAGAAGAAGGCATGCATACCACAATATTCCACTATTAGTGGAATTTATGCAAAACCATGATATTACCCTCTTAGACTACATTGATGGCTAATAGGTATCCAATCTTTGATTTAGAATTTTTGAAGAGTTCTCCTTTCTTTCTAAGGCCATGCATAACCAATCAATCTTGCTTAATATTCCTCACTACCATTCCAACATCCTATTCCAccaaaatcatatcatatttaGATGTTAGACAGTGTCAAATAATCCTATTCCACCAACAACCTTCACAACAATAGAAAGAtgaaaaatttcgtcccaaattGTAGGGATTTCATCCTAGAAAATATTctggtacaaaaaaaaaaatcatcccaagGTCGTCCCTACATCACTATCCCAGAAGTTTTTTGAGACGAAAATCACcatttcgtctcaaaatatatctttaggGACGAtgttgaaattgaccgttcgataccgttcgaacgggttAATTTTTTCTCACGGTTTAATTTCGTTCTAGAATGACGTTTGAATGGTAATATATTGGACGTTCAAACGAAATTAAATTGGTTGAACGGTTATGAAAACACGTTCAAACGATCACACATTTTGATAACGTTCGAACTGTATAAAATAGATTtccgttcgaatgttaaaagAACAAATCGAACAGTAAAGGGATCAAACAGTGTTGAGTTATGTTAGAACAGTACGATAATAAATtgcattcgaacgttttttgaccaatctaatGTCGTTTGAACGACTCAAtcaataatgttcgaacgttacatggtCGTTCGAACGAAagctattttattaaaaccccataataataaaaaaccaatttaacattcataatatttgaaaaacatacattagaaactgttcaatactcacaaaagttttataataagtgcgaactaATAAATAACCATGAGACCGACAttattcatacataattagataatgtcataatctATACCTAAAAAACCATCAATTgtttggaggcctgtactgttgcataaactgctgcatttggagttgcatttctCTCCTGAACTATTCTTGTTgtttttcatgttgtttgaggcacGTCTCCATCTCTCCTTGTTTCACCCATTGAACCTCTAACTCATACTGCCTTGCAACCAATTATTCGATTCTGCAATTCAAATTCTCTTGCGCTATAGAGGCCGCAGAGGTAGAcccagaagaagaggaagatggagaaggttttacatagcgacccaaacccctcaaatatcctgaacgttgacccagaacttgtgtgaaaatctcaacatcatttgttgaggagttttggtctaacgcagattcagcacgtaTGACAatcattttatcctacacataagataaatagttaatatcatcataattattctaatatatttatttagaacaaTTTAAAATACTTACATGATTCTCatgggcatcaggatgactccactctccattacgattagtatgtgatgcagcatataattttgtcagatcataattgacatctgaatcttgctataataaatatttgttaagatataaagtcattaggattcatatattcggttaactatatacaaataaaaaaatagcaatactAATTTCTTAGAGAGACGGTGGAAAGATTTTGAACCTGTATGATGAGTAATATTCAATCTTgatatatttgttttgtttaaagaacttcgctcctacataggaattgaaaatattagaaagcgaaattaaaaataggacgactaaaataattaatttaattataccttatatgatggatcctcaaacatgtcacaaagttttttccaatcagaaggtttgatatcttgaaaaggatgttggcgtgcatcTTCCATATTCTCGAACTTATTATAATACTCATGACACATCACCTTATATTTGCataatgcattactcataagctcttccacagttttacacTCATTTCTCCGACCAAAATTCaattcgaaatcatcctgtaaaaaaaatttagacaaacatattatcatttataatattctaactttaagtaaaataaaaaaatttaccaactaaataaatgttttaaacattaccaaacaacgcttcttgataagctctttaacatcttgggggactttcttccatgaacttgttgccaaaggtgcataagttcgtgtaagagtaccgacatgcgatgcaagccaagttgctggttgtccttcgcctctGGTATGTTCGTCAAGAATGTTAAccttgatcttacccaccttacaatatttttccaacgtcacgcctctagtcgtgcctcgaccttgacgagattgtactgtgaactcatcatgatatataatattgtaatcaattttctattataaccttaattaataacttttatgactattaaaattttaccttgttctgtagagtcaatctctaatagtgagtctgaaggagagatAGGAACAAGTGGAGATGGAATGcgaacttcctttctctttggaggcataatttcagaaaacttatataatatttattaagtaaaatagtactCATCATCACATAATGTGAAAACATAATTcatcaatcactatctgtatcagtatcatttgacaattcagtttcatcatctgtagatacttcagatgaatcaacattttgctcaaGTGTTGCATCAaaaatttcagcctcaatatcttctctatttaatgaaatcatctcatactggctcaaatccacaaaaaaattaaagacgGGCTAACTCttttggtatgcttcttgagtagaggcatcattttcttcttcatctcgcccttccgcctgagggataacatcatatatatttcttggagaatatttttgtactactcgccattgatttcctaactttgggtcatctaagtagaatatttgatatgcttgagaagctaaaataaaatgatcattctcctaccattttcttgatatattaatactaaaaaGAAATTCATCATCACAGATTCCAGTTCAAgtattgcttaaatcccaccaattcaagtattgcttaaatcccaccaagcacacttaaacagatacactgcaagctcctccaaatatttcattccaattatatcaacaataactccataaaaatcaatattttctccatcatgacttccctcaactaaGACACCactattttatgtttttctatAATAATCTCAATccattgtgtgatacctactttCTCAAGAAATGCATGCAAAATATCTTGTAGCGCGTCTCGATGGGCCACACGCTAATGCATACagttcatctgatatatcgtttggattattcgCATGTATTTGTATAACTTACAAATTGAGTAAAtcttctattatatcaataaaaaaataatcaatattttctgaactattggatgagtaaagcatatgcAATGTCATTACCTGttcttcaaaccatctcgggAACTCATCTTCATGTTTttggtctatatcatttactcctaattccttgagcatgttaatatgatcactgaaattgatgattaccacatgtattttatattcttagaattttgtgaaaataaatgagcgaatattaaattaagaaaagattagaaCTTACTTCAAGTAATTCTCTATCTTAGGGTAATTGTTCAGCACATACCACTGAGATTTCTTAAACTCTCTTctacataagtcataaccacgcactgcaccaagtggacgtacttgttggaaaaacacaaaaaatacatttcgttgtcttgctcgatcaacgtcaaagtttctttccgacctatcaaacctagtgtcaactccgtggaaatatttggaacagaataTATGTCATTCATCAttaatatatgcttctgcaattgatccttctgggcgagccTTGTTACCAACTGtacgtttcaacttcccaagaaatcgttcattgggatacatccatctatactgaactggtcctgcaagtcgagtCTCACATGGCAAATGGACGGTTAGGTGAaccatgatatcaaaaaatgaccgtgggtaaatactttctagcttacacaatattatgggaatttcctgttccattcgatccaaagcttctacatttaatttcctagcacataagtctttgaaaaataaacccaactcagtcaaagccatgtgcacgtctctagtcaagtacccaccgataccaataggcaagatacgctgcaaaaggacatgacaatcatgactttttaacccagttattttccagtcatttgttcacacacaccttgtcaaattcgaggcataatcgtccgataatttaattttcattatccactcacaaaaagtagtcatttcattccttgacaatgtataccacccaatcggcatgtaaacggacaagccattttcttgcaattgcatttccggtcttatttCCAACTgtttcaaatccttccttgagtttaatgtatccttcatttttccttcaattgatatcaatgttcccaatacggattcatatatatttttttcaatatgcataacatcaagactatgccgtaattttaactttgactagaatggaagatcgaaaaatatactcttcttagtccaattcaactcagatgtagctcgttttctctttcgatgttttttaccaaattcattacaaccaacatctacaaattgtacAAGTacatcttcaccagacaaatatggtggaggttggccccattcaacagtaccatcaaacatttgtgaatttccccgccatctatgatTAGTAAGTAAAAATCGACGATGACCTATGAAATATAATTtcctcccgtaagtgagccattcatatttagtatgtttgttacaagttggacataccattttccccttagtactctaACCTGACAAGTTTTCATAAgctgaaaaatcatttattgtctatAACAcagcagcatgcatcttgaacgacttgcctgttgatgaatcaaatgtgataatcccattctcccacaaatctttcaattctacaatcaatggctgtaagtgtatgtctatatcatttcccggtgATCTCGAACCtagaatgagcaaactcatcatgaaatatagATCTTTCATAAACTTCTACGATGGTAGATTTACACGGCATAAGTACAACTGGCcaagtactcatgttcccaaacggattaaatccatctgttgccaacccaagtcttacattacgtggttcttcagcaaaccatgggtgtttcttatcaaattccttccacacctgggAGTCAGcaagatgtgataaaatatcatcgttcctaactctggctgatga
This genomic interval from Carya illinoinensis cultivar Pawnee chromosome 10, C.illinoinensisPawnee_v1, whole genome shotgun sequence contains the following:
- the LOC122279886 gene encoding ankyrin repeat-containing protein ITN1-like, producing the protein MDEGESLSNNPGRTAGDYHMIQMDVGESMSNNPGMINEYAALVNAVRGGNWNATRDFLILHPDALTAIITAPFDKTILHVAIAAQQERIVQELVNMMLEPDLERTDNNGITALHETTFRGNYKMAECLIRKNRRLVHIRSPGFTELPVVMAMMFGHKELARYLYELTLLQDLEAEQGDQGSELLTYAIYARELDIALDLMDRCPRLAFALKRRGIVTPLGALAVVTNALIPSATSLQGWIYRHLTAPMHQHQLGSSLLNLLGFQRTLHETMLAHVQFQKLLYRICETVATSKITPEIINSSVAPAIFGAISKGNFEFVFQIVKANPDLLWIQNEFGMGIFQFAVQCRQAEIFSLIYQLKENNALIRFIDAAGNNILHVAGMLTEFTPINHITGSVLQMQREVQWFKEVESICPPMCQELLNNDCLTAKELFTRTHQDLREKGEKWMKNTITSGSVVGTLIVTIMFAAAFTIPGGTNQETGSTILVHDKLFKIFMIADSISLFSSSTAVLIFLGIFTSRYAEEDFLILLPKKMVIGFSTLFFSIISMMIAFSAALLITLREESLIVIPIIGLASVPVLFVLMPFRLLVDIFRSTYGRGIFNRKMKPWF